The Aquidulcibacter paucihalophilus genome has a window encoding:
- a CDS encoding NAD-glutamate dehydrogenase: MSGETAPAHPQAITLEALEASFDQLSPGALSGPARDFVRQAWEDHAADETPELGGSEMANLLALAWRAAEGRAHGEPARITLSPLQDADGKPLGYDVLIVIQDDRPFLVDSVMGELADAGVTVRSMYHPVTEEEGGRESTIIVILDPLPQERRDALGEGVAQTLNDVASAVDGHAGMAALMHRSITHLEAHPHGVAPELLAEHIAFLQWLQADHFVFLGARDYDYPRSEDGGYEAEAPLSQSGVGLGVLADPERTVLRRANEPAVLTKSMKRQLDLSEPVTVAKANVRSRVHRRAYMDYIGVKRFGPDGRPSGETRFVGLFTAEAYDKTATQVPLVRRKVANALTRAGKQAGSHSEKRLKNILENYPRDELFQIEESELLAIALGILHLHDRPRIKTFTRQDPFDRFVSVLAFIPRERFDASVRERIGAILARAWGGRLSAWYPQLSDQPLVRIHYIIGVTPGDHPCPDQAALDIEITEAGRSWVDRFESALRDADVDDVAVGPLSARWAEAFGAGYRDRYDATEAVRDLQAVDALNDTGLNDGGDPVAVRAFRVEGEGPLNFRFKLYRRGAAVPLSDVLPILADMGLKTLEEWGHALRPTGEAEIHVHEFLMEDPRGGDLQFSDVKGPFEAAFSAVWTGRTESDGFNRLVLELGVNWREAALVRTLARYRQQTGLDPSQAVQEEALRDYPAVARALLALFAAKFDPAIGGDSASREAAVAKLVEQINALLQDVKSLDHDRALRRMALLIQAIKRTNYYQTGADGGHKPHISIKIASRELADLPLPKPFREIFVWAPHIEGVHLRFGPVARGGLRWSDRRDDFRTEVLGLVKAQQVKNAVIVPVGSKGGFFPKGLPAIVRAGGDRDAQQAEAIRAYKTFLSGLLDITDNIDKSGAVTHPAGVIRFEGDDPYLVVAADKGTATFSDIANGVSADYGFWLDDAFASGGSVGYDHKVMGITARGAWEAVKRHFREMGKDIQSEPFTVVGVGDMSGDVFGNGMLLSKAIKLVAAFDHRDIFIDPNPDPASSWVERDRMFKLPRSSWQDYDKSKISKGGGIFPRSAKSIELSPEIKAALDIQDDVVDPATLMKAILLAPAELLYFGGIGTYVKAPNETDAQVGDKANDAIRVDGGELRAKVIGEGANLGLTQAGRIAFAQAGGRINTDAIDNSAGVDSSDHEVNIKILTGAAIASGALKAGDRNALLASMTDEVGLKVLAHNYDQTLAVSLQEDDGAGALDSQQQFMLWLGAKGKLDRKVEGLPDDAKLAERKLTGQALTRPELAVLTAYSKLELFDEIVASTAPDDAFFKQTLVRYFPAPLAKFEADMQRHRLRREIVSTILSNEIVNMCGPTFPERLRQSARCDTAAMVLAFEAARQIFRLDQAWDEVSALDLKIPAEAQTALYQEISMVLRRQTFWLARRAVRPGSTVEALIAAYRPAADALRAVGGSVLSRFEQSRLEGRVQTFVSLGAPEAMARNVALLRPLVATADIGDLARQAGWPEPAMATLYHQVGAAFDFDRLRAGAGSVPSADHFDRLAVRRLIEDLMVEQMTLTRAVAASATAAAGSGEGAAEAAVDAWVGPRLEIVEGLRASVDEILASGTGWTFAKLTIANSVIREIASSAG; encoded by the coding sequence ATGTCCGGCGAAACGGCCCCCGCGCACCCTCAGGCAATCACCCTGGAGGCGCTGGAAGCCAGCTTCGACCAGTTGTCGCCCGGTGCCCTGAGTGGCCCGGCCCGGGATTTCGTCCGCCAGGCCTGGGAAGACCATGCCGCTGACGAGACGCCGGAACTCGGCGGAAGCGAGATGGCCAACCTGCTCGCCCTGGCGTGGCGGGCGGCCGAGGGGCGGGCCCACGGTGAGCCGGCGCGGATCACCCTGTCGCCGCTTCAGGATGCTGACGGCAAGCCGCTGGGCTATGACGTCCTGATCGTCATCCAGGACGATCGTCCCTTCCTCGTCGACAGCGTCATGGGCGAGCTGGCCGACGCCGGCGTCACCGTGCGGTCGATGTACCATCCGGTGACCGAGGAAGAGGGCGGGCGCGAATCCACCATCATCGTGATCCTCGACCCCCTGCCGCAGGAGCGCCGCGATGCCTTGGGCGAGGGCGTGGCCCAGACCCTGAACGACGTCGCCAGCGCGGTCGACGGCCATGCCGGCATGGCGGCCCTGATGCACCGGTCGATCACCCATCTGGAAGCGCATCCGCACGGGGTCGCGCCCGAGCTGCTCGCCGAGCACATCGCCTTCCTGCAGTGGCTGCAGGCGGATCATTTCGTCTTCCTCGGGGCCCGCGACTACGACTATCCGCGCAGCGAGGACGGCGGCTATGAGGCCGAGGCACCCCTGTCGCAGTCGGGCGTCGGCCTGGGCGTGCTGGCCGATCCGGAGCGCACCGTCCTGCGACGCGCCAACGAACCGGCGGTGCTGACCAAATCCATGAAGCGGCAGCTGGATCTGTCGGAGCCGGTGACGGTGGCCAAGGCCAACGTCCGCTCCCGCGTCCATCGCCGGGCCTATATGGACTATATCGGGGTCAAGCGGTTCGGACCGGACGGTCGTCCCTCGGGCGAGACCCGGTTCGTCGGCCTGTTCACCGCCGAGGCCTATGACAAGACCGCGACCCAGGTGCCGCTGGTCCGCCGCAAGGTCGCCAACGCCCTGACCCGGGCCGGCAAGCAGGCCGGCAGCCACAGCGAAAAGCGGCTCAAGAACATCCTTGAGAATTACCCGCGCGACGAACTCTTCCAGATCGAGGAGAGCGAGCTGCTGGCGATCGCGCTCGGCATCCTGCATCTGCACGACCGCCCGCGGATCAAGACCTTCACGCGCCAGGACCCGTTCGACCGGTTCGTCTCGGTTCTGGCCTTCATCCCGCGCGAGCGGTTCGACGCCTCGGTCCGTGAACGGATCGGTGCCATCCTGGCCAGGGCCTGGGGCGGGCGGCTGTCAGCCTGGTACCCGCAGCTGTCGGACCAGCCGCTGGTTCGCATCCACTACATCATCGGCGTGACGCCGGGCGATCATCCGTGCCCGGATCAGGCGGCGCTGGACATCGAGATCACCGAGGCCGGGCGCAGCTGGGTCGACCGGTTCGAGAGCGCCCTGCGCGACGCCGATGTCGACGACGTCGCTGTCGGGCCGCTCAGCGCCCGTTGGGCCGAGGCCTTCGGCGCCGGCTATCGTGACCGCTATGACGCCACAGAGGCCGTGCGCGACCTCCAGGCGGTCGATGCGCTGAATGACACCGGCCTGAATGACGGTGGCGATCCGGTGGCGGTGCGCGCCTTCCGCGTCGAGGGCGAAGGCCCGCTGAATTTCCGCTTCAAACTGTATCGGCGGGGGGCGGCGGTGCCGCTGTCGGACGTGCTGCCGATCCTCGCCGACATGGGTCTCAAGACGCTCGAGGAATGGGGCCACGCCCTGCGTCCGACGGGCGAGGCGGAAATCCACGTTCATGAGTTCCTGATGGAGGACCCGCGCGGCGGCGACCTTCAATTCTCCGATGTGAAGGGCCCGTTCGAGGCGGCGTTCTCGGCGGTCTGGACGGGTCGCACCGAAAGCGACGGGTTCAACCGGCTGGTGCTGGAACTGGGCGTCAACTGGCGCGAGGCGGCCCTGGTGCGGACTCTCGCCCGCTATCGCCAGCAGACCGGTCTCGATCCCAGCCAGGCGGTTCAGGAAGAGGCGCTGCGCGACTATCCGGCCGTGGCGCGCGCCCTGCTGGCCCTGTTCGCGGCGAAATTCGATCCGGCCATCGGCGGCGACTCCGCCAGCCGCGAGGCTGCGGTCGCAAAACTGGTCGAGCAGATCAACGCCCTGCTCCAGGACGTGAAGAGCCTTGATCATGACCGCGCCCTGCGCCGGATGGCCCTGCTGATCCAGGCGATCAAGCGCACCAACTACTACCAGACCGGGGCCGACGGCGGGCACAAGCCGCACATCTCGATCAAGATCGCCTCGCGCGAACTGGCCGACCTGCCCCTGCCCAAGCCGTTCCGCGAAATCTTCGTCTGGGCACCGCATATCGAGGGCGTTCACCTGCGCTTCGGCCCGGTCGCCCGCGGCGGCCTGCGCTGGTCGGACCGCCGTGACGACTTCCGCACCGAGGTTCTGGGTCTGGTGAAGGCCCAGCAGGTCAAGAACGCCGTCATCGTGCCGGTCGGGTCCAAGGGCGGCTTCTTCCCGAAAGGTCTGCCGGCCATTGTGCGCGCCGGTGGCGACCGCGACGCCCAGCAGGCCGAGGCCATCCGCGCCTACAAGACCTTCCTGTCCGGCCTGCTGGACATCACCGACAACATCGACAAGTCGGGTGCCGTTACCCATCCGGCCGGCGTGATCCGGTTTGAAGGCGACGATCCCTATCTGGTCGTGGCCGCCGACAAGGGCACGGCGACCTTCTCCGACATCGCGAACGGCGTCTCGGCCGACTACGGCTTCTGGCTGGACGACGCCTTCGCCAGTGGCGGATCGGTCGGCTACGACCACAAGGTCATGGGCATTACCGCCCGTGGCGCGTGGGAGGCGGTCAAGCGTCACTTCCGCGAGATGGGCAAGGACATCCAGTCCGAGCCCTTCACCGTTGTCGGCGTCGGCGACATGTCGGGCGACGTGTTCGGCAACGGCATGCTGCTGTCGAAGGCGATCAAACTGGTCGCCGCCTTCGACCACCGCGACATCTTCATCGACCCCAACCCGGATCCGGCCTCCAGCTGGGTCGAGCGCGACCGCATGTTCAAACTGCCGCGCTCGTCCTGGCAGGACTACGACAAGTCGAAGATTTCAAAGGGCGGCGGCATCTTCCCGCGCTCGGCCAAGTCGATCGAACTGAGCCCCGAGATCAAGGCGGCGCTCGACATCCAGGACGACGTCGTCGATCCGGCGACGCTGATGAAGGCCATCCTGCTGGCCCCGGCCGAGCTGCTCTATTTCGGCGGCATCGGCACCTATGTGAAAGCGCCGAACGAGACCGACGCCCAGGTCGGCGACAAGGCCAATGACGCTATCCGCGTCGACGGCGGCGAACTGCGCGCCAAGGTGATCGGCGAAGGCGCCAACCTCGGTCTGACCCAGGCGGGCCGCATCGCCTTCGCCCAGGCAGGGGGCCGCATCAACACCGACGCCATCGACAACTCGGCCGGGGTCGACAGCTCCGACCATGAGGTCAACATCAAGATCCTGACCGGGGCGGCCATCGCCTCGGGCGCACTCAAGGCCGGCGATCGCAACGCCCTGCTGGCCTCGATGACCGATGAAGTCGGCCTCAAGGTGCTGGCGCACAACTACGACCAGACCCTGGCGGTGTCGCTGCAGGAAGATGACGGTGCCGGGGCGCTGGATTCCCAGCAGCAGTTCATGTTGTGGCTGGGTGCCAAGGGCAAGCTGGACCGCAAGGTCGAGGGCCTGCCCGACGACGCCAAACTGGCGGAGCGCAAGCTCACCGGCCAGGCCCTGACCCGGCCCGAACTGGCGGTCCTGACCGCCTATTCCAAGCTGGAGCTGTTCGACGAGATCGTCGCCTCGACGGCCCCGGACGACGCCTTCTTCAAACAGACGCTGGTCCGCTATTTCCCGGCCCCGCTGGCGAAATTCGAAGCCGACATGCAACGCCACCGCCTGCGTCGCGAGATCGTCTCGACCATCCTGTCGAACGAGATCGTCAATATGTGCGGTCCGACCTTCCCGGAACGCCTGCGCCAGTCGGCCCGCTGCGATACGGCCGCCATGGTTCTCGCCTTCGAGGCGGCGCGCCAGATCTTCCGGCTCGACCAGGCCTGGGACGAGGTTTCGGCGCTGGACCTGAAGATCCCGGCCGAGGCCCAGACCGCGCTGTACCAGGAGATTTCGATGGTGCTGCGCCGCCAGACCTTCTGGCTGGCCCGCCGGGCGGTCCGCCCCGGCTCCACGGTCGAGGCCCTGATCGCCGCCTACCGGCCGGCGGCGGACGCCCTGCGCGCCGTCGGCGGCTCGGTCCTGTCGCGCTTCGAGCAGAGTCGTCTTGAGGGCCGGGTGCAGACGTTCGTCAGCCTTGGGGCTCCCGAGGCGATGGCGCGCAACGTCGCCCTGCTCCGGCCGCTGGTGGCGACCGCCGACATCGGCGATCTGGCCCGCCAGGCCGGTTGGCCGGAACCGGCCATGGCCACCCTCTATCACCAGGTCGGCGCGGCCTTCGACTTCGACCGGTTGCGCGCCGGCGCGGGGTCGGTCCCCTCGGCGGATCATTTCGACCGGCTGGCGGTGCGGCGTCTGATCGAGGACCTGATGGTCGAGCAAATGACCCTGACCCGGGCTGTCGCCGCGAGCGCGACGGCGGCCGCGGGGTCCGGTGAAGGGGCGGCAGAAGCGGCCGTTGACGCCTGGGTGGGGCCGCGCCTCGAGATCGTGGAGGGCCTGCGGGCCTCGGTCGACGAGATCCTGGCCTCGGGCACGGGCTGGACCTTCGCCAAGCTGACCATCGCCAACTCGGTGATTCGGGAGATCGCGTCGTCGGCGGGGTGA
- a CDS encoding outer membrane beta-barrel protein produces the protein MMKTISAASLTLLLAGVASPALAQSGPGLAAPDWSGPYIGVYGGVLENNEDAGEALVFDRDFDGQFDDTVILDGTTASAFTPGSCDGSALGQAAENGCDLDPTGVEASVRIGYDMQFGALVVGVVGELSGANVEDSVTSFSTTPAAYVFTRDLQNMAALRLRAGFAAGPALYYVTGGGAQAKVENSFRTTNGANSFTETVNDDKADGYQLGAGVEWRLAPNLSLTGEYLFTNLQPGDYVVRAGPGTAGPTNPFILPPNTTGTDIARGNDDMELHAIKIGMNVRF, from the coding sequence ATGATGAAGACGATTTCCGCCGCGTCCCTGACGCTGCTCCTGGCCGGCGTGGCCTCCCCCGCGCTCGCCCAATCTGGCCCAGGTCTGGCCGCTCCCGACTGGAGTGGTCCCTACATCGGCGTCTACGGCGGCGTGCTGGAAAACAACGAGGATGCCGGCGAAGCCCTGGTGTTCGACCGCGATTTCGACGGCCAGTTCGATGACACCGTGATCCTGGACGGCACGACCGCCAGCGCCTTCACCCCCGGCTCATGCGACGGCTCCGCCCTCGGCCAGGCCGCAGAAAACGGCTGTGATCTGGATCCGACCGGCGTCGAGGCCTCGGTCCGTATCGGCTATGATATGCAGTTCGGTGCCCTGGTGGTCGGCGTCGTCGGCGAATTGAGCGGCGCGAACGTGGAAGACTCCGTCACCTCGTTCAGCACCACGCCGGCGGCCTATGTCTTCACGCGTGACCTGCAGAACATGGCCGCCCTGCGGCTCCGCGCCGGCTTCGCCGCCGGTCCGGCCCTGTATTACGTCACGGGCGGCGGCGCACAGGCCAAGGTCGAGAACAGCTTCCGCACCACCAACGGCGCCAACAGCTTCACCGAAACCGTCAATGACGACAAGGCGGACGGCTACCAGCTCGGAGCCGGTGTCGAATGGCGTCTGGCGCCGAACCTGTCCCTGACGGGCGAGTATCTGTTCACCAACCTCCAGCCCGGCGACTACGTCGTTCGCGCCGGACCGGGCACGGCGGGGCCGACCAACCCCTTCATCCTGCCGCCCAACACGACCGGCACCGATATCGCCCGTGGCAATGACGACATGGAGCTGCATGCCATCAAGATTGGCATGAACGTCCGCTTCTAG
- a CDS encoding AI-2E family transporter yields the protein MKPPLIVPTSTVSRNALVLLATIAAGAAVWWLRDILTPLAMAIFLMIMIDGVKRSIEARTPVPERWAGVAALIVVILGFLAAIAIIVQGARGFFNQASDDAVLLGPRLDQILADAYQLFDMPAAPTASELITRVDVSQYFATVALQAQGVVTGAIFVMIYLGFLLASQSGFRRKLVGMFPDRGARTEAMGVFQRVRGGVEGYLWVQAVTGLLICAVAWVLMRAVGLQNAEFWTFVIFVVGFIPVLGGAVAGLAPPLFALVQFESYWPAVILLVGLQAILFISGNFIQPRMQGDNQNIDPVVVLLSLALWGQLWGVVGMFLSTPLAVMAMAVLAEFKGSRWMAILLSGDGEPYADEPAAAAERPKRNRVNPPQTKAD from the coding sequence ATGAAACCGCCCCTGATCGTCCCCACGTCCACCGTCTCGCGCAACGCCCTGGTGCTGCTCGCGACCATTGCCGCCGGGGCCGCGGTCTGGTGGCTGAGGGACATACTGACGCCCCTGGCCATGGCCATCTTCCTGATGATCATGATCGACGGGGTGAAGCGCTCCATCGAGGCGCGGACGCCGGTGCCGGAGCGCTGGGCCGGCGTCGCCGCCCTGATCGTGGTGATCCTGGGCTTCCTGGCGGCGATCGCCATCATCGTCCAGGGCGCGCGTGGCTTCTTCAACCAGGCCTCGGACGATGCGGTGCTGCTGGGCCCGCGCCTCGACCAGATCCTGGCGGACGCCTACCAGCTGTTCGACATGCCGGCCGCGCCTACCGCCAGCGAGCTGATCACCCGGGTCGACGTGTCGCAATATTTCGCCACCGTGGCGCTCCAGGCCCAGGGCGTGGTCACCGGCGCCATCTTCGTCATGATCTACCTCGGCTTCCTGCTGGCCTCCCAGAGCGGGTTCCGCCGCAAACTGGTCGGGATGTTCCCGGACCGCGGGGCCCGCACCGAGGCCATGGGCGTGTTCCAGCGGGTGCGCGGCGGGGTGGAGGGCTATCTGTGGGTCCAGGCCGTGACCGGCCTGCTCATCTGCGCCGTCGCCTGGGTCCTGATGCGGGCCGTGGGGCTTCAGAACGCCGAGTTCTGGACCTTCGTCATCTTCGTGGTCGGCTTCATCCCCGTGCTGGGCGGGGCGGTCGCCGGCCTGGCGCCGCCGCTGTTCGCCCTGGTCCAGTTCGAGAGCTACTGGCCCGCCGTGATCCTGCTGGTCGGGCTCCAGGCCATCCTGTTCATCAGCGGCAATTTCATCCAGCCGCGCATGCAGGGCGACAACCAGAACATCGACCCGGTGGTGGTGCTGCTTTCACTGGCGCTCTGGGGCCAGCTCTGGGGGGTGGTTGGCATGTTCCTGTCGACTCCGCTGGCGGTCATGGCCATGGCCGTGCTGGCCGAGTTCAAGGGTTCGCGCTGGATGGCCATCCTGCTGTCCGGCGACGGCGAACCCTATGCCGACGAGCCCGCGGCGGCGGCCGAACGCCCGAAGCGTAACCGCGTCAACCCGCCGCAGACAAAGGCCGATTGA
- a CDS encoding DUF853 family protein, which translates to MPDVVPGLFLGQSSDNGADKPEQLLFHRANRHGVVAGATGTGKTVTLQIMAQGFSDAGVPVFCADVKGDLSGICVPGSPNEKLLARAAGMGLTLTPKAAPVVFWDLYGLKGHPIRTTVSEIGPLLLARMLNLNDVQEGVLSVIFHVADTEGLLLLDLDDLRAMLVHVGENAERIGREVGNVAPASIAAIQRSILQLEQQGGKAFFGEPALRLEDMMRTGLDGRGQVNVLDATKLMGSPRLYAAFLLWLLSELFEQLPEVGDPEKPRLVFFFDEAHLLFNDTPDALREKVEQVVRLIRSKGVGVYFVTQNPADIPDSVLAQLGNRIQHALRAYTPAEQRGLKAASDSFRPNPAFDTAEAIQGLGVGEALVSTLDEKGAPNIVARTAIRPPDSRLGPATDAERAAVMAASPVRGLYEAVIDRESAEEILAARRGEADQATAEAKLAEARARADALAAKDAEKAAAARDKEQARQQAQYEREAARARAPARRSTRETPIEAATKSVLRTAGSTITRELLRGLLGGLRRR; encoded by the coding sequence ATGCCCGACGTCGTCCCCGGCCTGTTTCTCGGCCAATCCTCCGACAACGGGGCTGACAAGCCCGAACAGCTGCTTTTCCACCGCGCCAACCGCCACGGCGTCGTCGCCGGCGCGACCGGCACGGGCAAGACGGTCACCCTGCAGATCATGGCCCAGGGCTTTTCTGACGCGGGCGTCCCGGTCTTCTGCGCCGATGTGAAGGGCGACCTTTCGGGGATCTGCGTCCCGGGTTCGCCGAACGAGAAGCTGCTGGCCCGCGCCGCCGGCATGGGGCTGACCCTGACGCCGAAGGCCGCGCCGGTGGTGTTCTGGGACCTGTATGGGCTCAAGGGTCACCCGATCCGCACCACGGTCAGCGAGATCGGCCCCCTGCTGCTGGCCCGGATGCTGAACCTCAACGACGTGCAGGAAGGAGTCCTGTCGGTGATCTTCCACGTCGCCGACACCGAGGGCCTGCTGTTGCTCGACCTCGACGACCTGCGCGCCATGCTGGTCCATGTCGGGGAAAACGCCGAACGGATCGGCCGCGAGGTCGGCAATGTCGCCCCGGCCTCGATCGCCGCCATCCAGCGCTCGATCCTTCAGCTGGAGCAGCAGGGCGGCAAGGCCTTCTTCGGCGAACCGGCCCTGCGGCTGGAGGACATGATGCGCACCGGCCTCGACGGCCGCGGCCAGGTCAATGTGCTGGACGCCACCAAGCTGATGGGCAGCCCGCGGCTCTACGCTGCCTTCCTGCTGTGGCTGTTGTCGGAGCTGTTCGAACAGCTGCCCGAGGTCGGCGACCCCGAGAAGCCGCGCCTCGTCTTCTTCTTCGACGAGGCCCATCTGCTGTTCAACGACACGCCGGATGCGCTGCGTGAGAAGGTCGAACAGGTGGTGCGCCTGATCCGGTCCAAGGGCGTCGGCGTCTATTTCGTCACCCAGAACCCGGCCGACATTCCCGACAGCGTCCTGGCCCAGCTGGGCAACCGCATCCAGCACGCCCTGCGCGCCTACACCCCGGCCGAACAGCGCGGGCTGAAGGCGGCGTCCGACAGTTTCCGGCCGAACCCGGCCTTCGACACGGCCGAGGCCATCCAGGGCCTGGGCGTCGGCGAGGCCCTGGTCTCGACCCTCGATGAGAAGGGCGCGCCCAATATCGTCGCCCGCACCGCCATCCGCCCGCCCGACAGCCGCCTCGGCCCCGCCACCGATGCCGAGCGCGCGGCCGTCATGGCCGCCAGCCCGGTGCGCGGCCTGTATGAGGCGGTGATCGACCGCGAGTCCGCCGAAGAAATCCTCGCCGCCCGTCGCGGCGAGGCCGATCAGGCGACGGCCGAGGCGAAACTGGCCGAGGCTCGCGCCAGGGCCGACGCTTTGGCGGCGAAAGACGCGGAAAAAGCCGCCGCCGCCCGGGACAAGGAGCAGGCGCGTCAGCAGGCCCAGTACGAGCGCGAAGCCGCCCGCGCCCGCGCCCCGGCCCGCCGCTCGACCCGCGAGACGCCCATCGAGGCCGCCACCAAGTCGGTGCTGAGAACGGCAGGGAGCACGATTACCCGGGAGCTGCTGCGCGGGCTGCTGGGCGGGTTGCGACGGCGGTAG
- a CDS encoding MltA domain-containing protein: MISGGARRRGFSGAAVLFGLALTLAACATTPATTPAAPPVPPDAGTEAPSPTPGPAPAPVSEGLSPETLPGWNDEDHLAAFEAWATGCTVTRDAASRTQCARAMHIKQTSKPVTPSMARAFFESGFTVVAAQTPNGGPGLLTSYFAPDFAARHAPDAEFDMPVRPRPAGWTRGQVLPVRADIEVEPAPDALAWMRAEDLFSMQIQGSGYLTFEDGTRARAAYAADNGQPFTGIARPMAEQGLLPANGTSGEAIQAWLAAHRGAEARAVMALNPRYIFFAVEPDDGGHPNGAAGIPLTARRSIAVDPAHWRYGDLVWISADGGNLVGARASYQGLVMALDTGSAIRGPVRADFYMGRGDAAGEEAGAVRHPLRMWRLIPRP; encoded by the coding sequence ATGATCAGCGGCGGCGCGCGCCGTCGGGGATTTTCCGGCGCGGCCGTTCTGTTCGGCCTCGCCCTGACACTCGCCGCCTGCGCCACGACGCCGGCCACGACGCCGGCCGCGCCTCCGGTCCCGCCGGATGCCGGCACGGAAGCGCCCTCGCCGACTCCCGGCCCCGCGCCTGCCCCGGTTTCCGAGGGACTGAGCCCCGAGACCCTGCCCGGCTGGAATGACGAGGACCATCTGGCGGCCTTCGAGGCATGGGCGACCGGCTGCACCGTCACCCGGGACGCCGCCTCCCGGACCCAGTGCGCCCGGGCCATGCACATCAAACAGACCTCGAAGCCCGTGACGCCCTCCATGGCCCGCGCCTTCTTCGAGAGCGGTTTCACGGTCGTCGCCGCGCAGACGCCGAACGGCGGGCCGGGCCTTCTGACCTCCTATTTCGCACCGGACTTCGCCGCGCGTCACGCGCCGGACGCGGAGTTCGACATGCCCGTCCGGCCGCGCCCTGCGGGCTGGACGCGCGGTCAGGTCCTGCCCGTGCGCGCCGACATCGAGGTGGAGCCGGCGCCGGACGCCCTCGCCTGGATGCGGGCCGAAGACCTGTTCTCCATGCAGATCCAGGGCTCCGGCTATCTGACCTTCGAGGACGGGACCCGGGCCCGCGCTGCCTATGCCGCCGACAACGGCCAGCCGTTCACCGGCATCGCCCGGCCGATGGCGGAACAGGGGCTGTTGCCGGCCAACGGAACCTCGGGCGAGGCCATCCAGGCCTGGCTGGCGGCCCATCGCGGTGCGGAGGCCCGGGCGGTGATGGCGCTGAACCCGCGCTACATCTTCTTCGCCGTCGAGCCGGACGACGGCGGCCATCCGAACGGCGCGGCCGGGATCCCCCTGACCGCGCGCCGCTCCATCGCCGTCGATCCGGCCCACTGGCGCTATGGCGACCTCGTCTGGATCAGCGCCGACGGCGGCAATCTGGTCGGTGCGCGGGCCAGCTATCAGGGTCTGGTCATGGCCCTCGACACCGGCTCGGCCATCCGTGGCCCGGTGAGGGCTGACTTTTACATGGGTCGCGGCGACGCAGCAGGTGAAGAGGCGGGCGCGGTCCGCCATCCGCTCAGGATGTGGCGTCTGATTCCGCGCCCCTGA
- the timA gene encoding TIM44-related membrane protein TimA — protein MPVPPVQIQIVIFAVIAAVVLFQLYNVLGKKVGRQPEEDARAKPAPTPAAQAPGQSGGHPHVLDAVTLASIAGLKARDPAFDPVRFLEGARQAHETIVRAYAAGDRETLKPLLTPTVMASFEAGIAARETRGETEVAEFLHPARADLEQASAEENRATAKVRFLAELRNTITTADAAAEPQIEERRVAELWTFERTLGASDPNWVLARTEPAAA, from the coding sequence TTGCCAGTGCCGCCGGTTCAGATCCAGATCGTCATCTTCGCCGTCATCGCCGCGGTGGTCCTGTTCCAGCTCTATAATGTGCTGGGCAAGAAGGTCGGCCGCCAGCCGGAAGAGGACGCCCGCGCCAAGCCCGCCCCCACGCCGGCGGCGCAGGCTCCGGGCCAGTCCGGCGGCCATCCGCATGTGCTGGACGCCGTCACCCTGGCCTCGATCGCCGGCCTGAAGGCCCGCGATCCGGCCTTTGACCCGGTGCGGTTCCTCGAAGGCGCGCGTCAGGCCCACGAGACCATCGTCCGCGCCTATGCCGCCGGCGACCGTGAAACGCTCAAACCCCTGCTGACCCCGACGGTCATGGCCTCGTTCGAGGCCGGCATCGCCGCACGCGAGACCCGGGGCGAGACCGAGGTCGCCGAATTCCTCCACCCCGCGCGCGCCGATCTGGAGCAGGCCTCGGCCGAGGAGAACCGCGCCACGGCCAAGGTCCGCTTCCTGGCCGAACTGCGCAATACGATCACCACGGCCGACGCCGCCGCCGAGCCGCAGATCGAGGAACGCCGGGTGGCCGAGCTGTGGACCTTCGAACGCACCCTCGGCGCCAGCGATCCCAACTGGGTCCTGGCCCGCACCGAACCCGCCGCGGCATGA
- the secB gene encoding protein-export chaperone SecB — protein MTDAAPPSDAKPADAAPQGPQGPGFRIVAQYVKDLSFENPKAPDSLRVDGKPAIDMGVEMNAQGRPDGLFEVDLRLTIKATTEAMTVFNVELLYGGLFALQGVPEQDIEPLLLIECPRYLFPFAREIIARATSDGGFYPPFMLDPIDFAGIYVARQQSIARGPAEAGQA, from the coding sequence ATGACCGACGCCGCGCCTCCTTCCGACGCCAAACCCGCCGACGCCGCGCCGCAAGGGCCGCAGGGCCCCGGCTTCCGCATCGTCGCCCAGTACGTCAAGGATCTGTCCTTCGAGAACCCGAAGGCCCCCGACAGCCTGCGCGTTGACGGCAAGCCCGCCATCGACATGGGTGTCGAGATGAACGCCCAGGGCCGTCCCGATGGCCTGTTCGAGGTCGATCTGCGCCTGACCATCAAGGCCACGACCGAAGCCATGACGGTGTTCAACGTCGAACTGCTGTACGGCGGCCTCTTTGCCCTGCAAGGCGTGCCGGAGCAGGACATTGAGCCGCTGCTGCTGATCGAATGCCCGCGCTACCTGTTCCCGTTCGCCCGCGAGATCATCGCCCGCGCAACGTCGGACGGCGGTTTCTATCCGCCCTTCATGCTGGATCCGATCGATTTCGCCGGCATCTATGTCGCCCGCCAGCAGTCGATCGCGCGCGGACCGGCCGAAGCGGGTCAGGCCTAA